Part of the Anguilla rostrata isolate EN2019 chromosome 10, ASM1855537v3, whole genome shotgun sequence genome, atgactgtGGTTCACAGAGTTCCAAATTATTTACAACGATAATTTATTCTCTTGGATCAGTTCTCCTTCTGAAGATGTTTCgctgatatttaatattttttatgatcgCAGTCCAATGACTAAAAGTCACAGTCTCCAGATATGTGGAACCCTAAAAATAAAGGCTAgtgaatacaataataataataataataataataatagtaaaactgtatttgtgtACCACCTTCCATACAGagatgcagctcaaagtgcttatAGTGTAgagaattataaaataataataaaataaaaatacacactcaATGTAAGGAGTTACATTGACATtgcagtgagtggcagttcagGGTCTTTTACAtccattttcattgtattttacaGGGCATTTCAATCAATAAcagttttttaaacaaatttattcATATTGGTATTTAGAATTAAACAGAGTTTCAACAatacaaaagaacaaacaaacatagaCATGCACCATTACAAGAATTTGACAAGCAGACAAGCATGCAGAAAGACAGTTTTACAATTTCAGAAATTTACACAATTTTAACAAACATTATGCAGTAATTCCACTGAGGAGCATGGACTGGTGGGCCAGGGTTAGGGATAGTTTTGTTAgagttgttttctgtgtatcTGTTGAGGAGATGGGAAACGGTTAAGCAGCGTTACAGCAGGGTGTACAGAGGTGCACATCCGTCTCTTTAGCTTCAGTATCACTCTTTCAGCAGCGCAAGATGTGTTTTTATTCAGCACAATGCTGGGGGTCTTTCCCACACACAGAAGACTCTCACATGGTGTGAATTCACCCTTAGCTCAATAACTATCTACACTGAAGTTACTGCTGCAAAGCAAACCATCAAATTGGCAAGCAGAGTTTTTGGGAGTTTTCGAAAGACTGAATTATTTGTTTCAAGGCATCTGAACGGGTGACAGCATAGTCGCCACTAATTTTGGAGGTTTCAAACATTTTAACCGTGTGGTCTGAATACATTTCTATGAAACTATGCATATATGAATATAGATTTTTGAGTTTTGACTTTTGACTCATTAATGTATGAacccctgcagctcctccaaAACACCGCTGCTCCTCTAGTCTACAGCCTCCCCAGACTCAGCCATGtcactttttaaatgtcacgTTTATTGGTTGTTTTCGGTTACGGTTTCCGTCCCCATGCCATTGTGTATCACGACCTTAACACTTTTCACGAGACGACAAATATACAGGTGGGTGTAAGCATGCATTTCGCAGTACTTAAGCTTTTACATTAGAGCGGTAGTCTATCCCCGCCTTTTGGGTGTGTTTActtgtccttgagcaagacacccaaccTAATGCCGGTTGCTCCCCACGAGCTGATTGGCGCCTTGCATGGCTGCTCTTCGCCATTGGTGTGAGCGGAATGGCTGGCAGAATGAGAGGCATTCACTATTAAGCGCTTTGTGCAGTATTTGCTGAAAAAATGCGCTAATATAAATGCAGGGCATCGTACTATTTCATTAATGGAAAACCCCGAATATTGCTACTTTAAAAAGTTCACATAGCTCATATGGTATTGGTTCAAAGGCCGACTTGGTAGGGCTGCTGTTTCATCCAGATTTTCATGGTATTTTCCCTCTCGATATACTTGGTATTTTCTGCCGACGATCGCTCCTGCATCCGTGATCACAACTGATTCTGCATTGtaaagacaaagacaacaaGCTACCCTTTGCGTTCTGACAAAACGCTGTAAATGACGACGACGCCGCCGTGAACTCACTCTACCTTCTTTTCCGCTTTGGACACACTCTCCCCCAGACGGTGTTCTTCAAAGCTTCGCGCAGCGCGGGGCTTCCCCAGACGTACACAGAAGGTGTGCTAAGCGCGTTAAATCGCGCCATAATGGCAAAGAGGTTCGTTCCTTCGTTCCTGAACCATAAGCCTTTAAATGTCGTCTGCTTCACAATAATGTTGACGAAGGAGGGACCCCACAACGTTAAGAAACACACGACTACGAATATAACGATTCTCAGTGACTCCTTCTTGTTCTCCTTCTCGGCGCTCGGCGGGTCTCGTGCAAGCTGATATCTGGCAATTACATACAACCTTATAGTCATTAAAATTTTAGTGATGACTACAGCCTGTAACGCCATAATGCTAATTGCGCCTATTTGTGCAGCTTTTGAAACGGGGACAGTGTTTTGCAGCGCGTTTGTGAGATAAGTGACAAAccagcaaaacacacaaattGCGATGATAACCGGTCGTGTAACAAATCGACAGTAAAAGAACGGGTGACAAATCGCGAAATAGCGGTCAATCTGTGCAAACAGAAACGTAAGGATATTTACTCCAAGAAGTGAAGGTAGAATGTAGTATGTACCGTTCCTTGAGGGGAATCCTTCCTGCACATCGAACAGACCGAGATAATAAACGGAGAACCCGATCAGAGTGTCGCAAATGCTGGTGTTGagcatgaaaataaatctgttctgTCGTCGAAGACTCTTCGTGCTCAAGATTCCAACTACTACTGAGCCTGCGAGGAGGACCGCACTAGTAGCAAAAACAATATGGAACAGAAAAATGAAGTAGTCTTCAGGGCGATCAAAGCCAACTGAGAGGGGAATGGTGCCGTTGAATGGGAGCATGGCGCAACTTATGGTGCTGTGCGTGTTGTGACTACGTGAAGAAGATCCACgctgttttatttcagataatAGGATGATCTCTTGGGATCTGAATTCATCTGATTATAGGCGATCTCGTCAGAGATTTATTGATGCGGGATTACTTTAGGCCGCGCCTGGATACTGCACATGCGACGTAGAGGAGCCTTCGGAGGTTTTGCTAACTTGGCTGCCAGGTGAAGTTACTGACCGCTTCTGTCAGCACCTTAGAGAGCACACAGGTCAAGATGTACATAAGTAGCTATAATAAATATGGTCAGACTTCTTTCCCTGTGAATTTATTTCATACCATGTTAAGAGAATGTAAAATTTAACATGGATTTTTGTAGTCAAGTAAACAAATGTTATCAATCATAATTAGACTTTCAGCTTTCAACTTCTGACTTGGCGGGTATTACAGGATAAATTATTTCTGTACCACGGACAGCGCAAACAGATGTTAATGTTTCTGCGTCAGCAGGTTGCCTTGCATTTTGATTGCGTTTAAAATATGCCTAAAATTATCATTTTCATGCTACTTGTTTGTCCACTGAATAATTACTAGATACACAGATGATCATTCATTtgattcagcaaaaaaaaaaaaaaaaaaaaaaccacaactaATGAGCCACTAATTATGAGCTCATAAC contains:
- the LOC135233807 gene encoding trace amine-associated receptor 7e-like, coding for MLPFNGTIPLSVGFDRPEDYFIFLFHIVFATSAVLLAGSVVVGILSTKSLRRQNRFIFMLNTSICDTLIGFSVYYLGLFDVQEGFPSRNGTYYILPSLLGVNILTFLFAQIDRYFAICHPFFYCRFVTRPVIIAICVFCWFVTYLTNALQNTVPVSKAAQIGAISIMALQAVVITKILMTIRLYVIARYQLARDPPSAEKENKKESLRIVIFVVVCFLTLWGPSFVNIIVKQTTFKGLWFRNEGTNLFAIMARFNALSTPSVYVWGSPALREALKNTVWGRVCPKRKRR